The [Pantoea] beijingensis genomic sequence TAATGATCTGAAAAACGGGACAGGAAAAACATACTTCGATATTGTGCTGGAGATTATTGCCTCGCATCCGAATATTGAGTTTAGCGCGCAGTAAGCTGTCTGCACGTCCTGTTCACGCGGGCCGCGCGTTAGTCACATCGCCCACTTTAGTGACAACATAAGCGATACGACTTGAGATTGATAGTCTTGCCGCGCCTGCCATTCTATCGGCCGCGTGGCGAAACAATAGCGCAGGATAGTGAAGAGTTGCGATTAATACACTATTCTCAAGTCCCGCCTCAATTCAGGCTTTAAATAATTTACCGTCGCGGACCAATTCGCGCGGATAACTGTTTTTCAAGCGAGTGCTAACCTTCTTAGCCAGACCGATAGGACGTTGTTGATAAGTCACAATAACTTCGTCACGTGGCAAGGGCGCCGCAGGATAGATATCACGACCGCGATACCACTCTTCTGCTTCCGTTTCACTGAGTTCAACGCTATTGTCCGGCCGGGGTTGAGCCAGGGCGATAATGGCCTCATGCTGCCAGCGATATCCTTTAGGGAAGGTTTCGGCGAGTTTCAGTCCAATACGCGAGAAACGAACCTGACCGAACAGAGGGGTGATCGTTGTCGGGAATAACCAAACTTCTTTATCACGCAACCACGGGGAAAGCGCGCTATCCCAGATAATGCCTGCTTTATTGGCTGCAGCGCTAATATCATTGGCCTGCTGGCGGTTTGCTGGTGTGAAGGGGAACTGACCAACTTTATAGCCGGGTTTTTCCATCGGTGCTATAGACGCGGTTTTACGCAGGCGCGCAACAAAAAATCCTTCACTGTCGAAAAGGTGAGGAAAGACATGCAGAAAACCGTCGACGGTAAGTGCCTGTTCCGCGCCGTTGAACAACTGGGTGAGCGGTAATACCTGTACGGCCTCCGGATATTGCTGCAATAGCCAGTGCACGACCTGCTGATTCTCGGTGTGATTCAGTGTACAGGTTGAGTAGATCAGTACACCGCCGGGCTTGAGAGCATGAAAGGCGCTGTCGATGAGATCGCGCTGTGTTGCCGCAATATTAGCCGTGCTTTCCGGTGACCAGTTGCGTAATGCATCGGGATCTTTACGTATAACGCCCTCACCGGAACAAGGCGCATCCAGCAGAATGGCATCAAAGGTTTCAGGTAGGGCCGGGCCAAATACGCGGCCATCAAAATGTGTGATACCCGTATTGCTGACGCCGCAGCGGCTAAGATTTGCATGTAAGACTTTCACCCGACTGGCCGAATATTCATTCGCCAGGATGGCACCCTGATTAGCCATTTTTGCGGCCATTTGCGTGGTCTTTGAACCTGGCGCTGCGGCCATATCCAGTACCAGATCTGGTTGAGGCTGTGCATCAAAGAGTGCACTAACCGGCAGCATTGAGCTGGCCTCCTGGATATAAAACAGGCCACTAAGGTGCTCGGCGGTACTGCCAAGTGGCAGTGAGTCGGCGTCTTCTCGTGAAATCCAGAAACCATCTTTACACCACGGTATAGGCGTTAATGCCCAATGATAAGGCGCAACCTGCTTCAGGAAGTCATCTACGCTGATTTTTAAGGTATTAACACGCAGGCTACGGCGCAGTGGTTGCTGGCTTATCGCAATAAATGCGTCAAATGCTGCCGTATCAGGCAAGGCTTCACGCATGGTATTGAGGAAAGCATCGGGAAAGTAAACGGGAGAAGAGTGAGCCACTGACCGGGTTCCATACAAAAAAAAGTACGATGAGTGTAACACAGGAACGAAAAGGGTAGAAAAGCAGCGGGCGCAATGGACGCCCGCTGTAAACCAAAACTAGCGAGGAATTGCGGTTCCCCATTTACGCCACTCTTTGGGTTCTTCATCCTGAAGCAGGAAATGCTTGTTTGAAGTAGCTTGCGGTGCCAGCGGCACGGTCGGTGGTGTCGCAAACTGAATGCCACCACGAATAAACTGCTGCAGCGTTCCTGTTTTTACGACGCCGCCGATCAGACCAAAATCAAGGTTATAGCCGGAAGCCAGCCAGAAAACCGAATTATTACGCACCAGATGCTGATATTTTTTGCTGATACGCAACGTCACCTGTACCCGGTCCGCCATACTGCCGAGCGATGTTCCGGTAACGGTGCCGACCTCTATACCACGAAACAGCACCGGAGTGCCTATGGAAAGCGAACCTCCTTCCGGCGTATCCACGACAACACTTAGGCCATCAAGATAGCGCGCATCCGTAATGGTCGACTCCTGGAGTTCAAAGCTACGTGCTGCGCGTCCCTTGCCGGGATCGACATTAATATAAGGCTGCAGTAACGTTTCCAGATGGTTAACTCCGGTGGCGGATATCTCTGGGGAAACGACGGAAAAACGACTTCCCCAGCGGGCAAAATCATCAACATATTCCGGATAAAGAACCGCCTTCGCGATGACCTGATTTTTATCGGGATTCAGTGCCAGTGACTCTACCTGCCCAATATTAATGCCGAGATAGCGGATCGGCATACCTGCGGCGAGTTTGCTGGCATCAAAGGTTTGTAGTGAAATCTGGCTACCCACCGCGCGGGCGGCAGTTTCGGAAGCATAGAGCACCCGTTTCTGGTCGTCATTAAGACCCGCGCTGGCACCGCTCATGTTATCGAAGCTGATTGCCCCTTTCAGAGCGCGGTTAAGCGGCGAAGCCTGAACCGTCAGACCGCTGCCGTTGAGTTGTACGCGCGCGCCACCTTCGGCCCAAAAAACGCTATTCGGCGTCAGCAGCTTGCGATATTCAGGTTTGATATGTACAGAAACGTCAAAGGCATTAGCCTTAGGTGTGACATCAACAATTTCACCAACCTGAAATTTACGATACAGCACCACGGAGCCGGCCTGGATATCCGGCAGGCTGTTCGCGGTCAGCATTAGTGTTGTTGGTGGCCGATCGCTGATAATGCCTTCACGGGCTTTCTCCGCATCGGCGTATAGAGGATAGCTCTCTTTACGCTCACCTTTAGCACCGGGTTCCAGACGAATTCCGCCTTCTACCCATTCACTGGCGCTGGCACCTAAAACCTGCATGCCGTCGAGTCCGAATTTAACATCCAGACGGCTATTCATGATGAATTTACTGTCGCCATGCACCAACCGGCGGTATTCGGGAGCGATAGCAACCTCGAAGCTGACGCCTTTTTCATCTAACTGACGTTTGATAACCTGTCCAATCTTCATACCGTGCAGCATGATCGGTTGGTCAGCATCAATACCATAACTTTCGGGGGCGGTGAGCCTCACCGTTAATACATCCGGCTGTTGCAACATCGATTCACTACTGGCGAGTACCGTAAAGTGGCTTTGGTGCTCGCCTTCACCAGGTACCAGCTCCAACGTGTTGCCGGTCAGCAAACTGCTCAGACTGGTATCCTTCAGGCTGATTTTTGGGCTGCGCATCTCAATACGCGTACCGGTACGCATCAATCCCACGACCGAAGGATCGACCGTCATCTCGCCTTTGACCTTACCGCCAGGCTGTAATGTCAGCGCGGTGAGGGTGCCTACCTCAAGCCCCTGATACATTAATGGTGTACTGTTCGCTTTAAGATTTTTTCCATCTGGCAGGTCAAGAGTAATGCTTACCCCGCGCTGGCTATGGGCTAAATCAGGATAGAGCTCGTAATTTTGATCGGATTTTGCCTGTTCAGAGCCATCAGGCGAATCAAACGCCACGGCGCCGTTGACCAGTGCCGCCAGGCTTTCAAGCTGGACTTTCGCTCCGCCCAGACCGACGTCGGCTTTCACGCCGGAGACATTCCAGAAGCGACTCTCTTTTTTAACAAGATTGGTAAAGCGACGTTCGATGAGAATATCTACCGTGACGCCCTGATTTCCGGCGTTAATGCTGTAATCATAAACGCGGCCTACCGGGATTTTGCGGTAATAGACGACGGAACCCGTGTTGAGTGAGCCGAGATCGGCTGTATGAAGATGAATGAGCATCTCACCAGTGTTAACGCGGTATTTCGGTTGGGTGTCCAGCGCGACAAAGTTTTCTCGCGGCTGACCCTGACCCGGCATCATGCCAATGTAATTACCGCCAACGAGCGCATCAAGCCCGGAAACGCCCGCCAGCGAGGCTTTCGGGGTAACCAGCCAGAACTGGGTATTATCACGTAGCGCATCTTTCATATCGCTCTTGATGCTGGCTTTGATCTTAATCGTACGAAGATCGTCCGTCATGCTGATCCCCTGAACCAGACCAACCTCAACGCCTTGATAGCGAATTGGTGTTCTGCCCGGAACAATACCGTCAGCTGAAACGAAATCAATGGTAATCGTGGTACCGCGCTCCTGATAATTCGTCCAGAGCAGCCAGCCTGCAATCAGCAGCGCAATAAACGGTAGCAGCCAAAAGGGCGATATTCTGCGTTTATTACGCACCCGAGCTTTAGTCGGTGTAGTCGGCGTTTCCTGTTGCATGTGCATCCCAAAGTAATCGGCTATCCAGCCACTCAACGGCAAGGATAGTGAGAATAACCGCTGAGCCAAAGAAGAAGGCTGCCGGTCCCATGGTAAAAGCCAGAAGCTGATCGCGATTGACCAGCGACATGGTAAGTGAAATAACAAACAAATCCAGCATTGACCAGCGTCCAACCCAGCGTACCAGGCGTAGCAAACGCATGCGTGTTTTCAGACCGTGTTCACATTTAAAATGAATGCTTAACAGCAGCGTGAGCAGCACAATCACTTTTGTGAAGGGAACAAGGATACTGGCAATAAACACGACAGCTGCGATGGGGATATTATCCGAAGCCAGTGACAGTGTGCCGGAGAAGATAGTATCTTCCTGCCGCGAACCGTTAAGATAAATGATAGATATTGGCATCAGATTAGCAGGCAGCAGCAGTACTACGGACGCAATTAAGGCCGCCCAGGACTTTTGCAGACTTTGATGGCGGCGAAAATACAGCGGCGTGTGGCATCGTGGGCAGCGCCCATATCTATCCGGTGTGCCGGTAGAATGACAGCTCAGGCAAACCTGTAACTTCGACGTATCAATGTTGATGTGGCTTTCCGGCTGTGGGTAGAAGCGCTGCCAGAGTTGCTCAACGTTGAGATGAATAAGCGTAAGTAAACTGAGCAACGTCAGGGCAATAAAGGCGCTCAAACCCACACCTAACTCAAGATCTGCATAGTCCTGTACCTTAATGGCAGCAACGATGATACCGATCAGGTAGATATCCAACATTACCCACTCTTTCAGTCGATCCAGCATTAACAGTACCGGGCGCAAATTCATACCCAGCCGCTGACCAAAGAACAGATAGATAATGGCAAGCACCAGCGTGATGGGGGCGCCAACGGTGCAGAACGCTACCATCGAAGCCGTTAATACATCACCCTGTTGCGCCATTTGTATAATGCCACCCAGCAGGCTGGCGTTAATATTGGCGCCAAGAAGGCGAATATCGACCAACGATTGGCCAAAGGCGAATGGCATCAACAGTATCATCGTGGCAGCCATTGTTACCAGGCGCGCCATCGACCAGTCCCGGCCACCAGGAATTCTGGCATGGCAGCGTGGGCAATGTGCTGACTGGCAGGATTTCACATCCGGTAAGGAAAAAAGGGTATCGCATTGTGGACAACGCTGATAACGTTCACGGGGCAGGGCATGGCTGATGGAATGTATTTTCATATTATTATGATGCTGCAATGCCCATTTAGTACAGGTAATAAGCAGAAAGCGTTATCCGTTCAGGATACGCTGTCACGACGGTGAAGATTGAAGGTAAATGTTAATGTTAATGTTAATGTTAATGTTACAGTCTGTTTTACGACTAAAAGGTTATCTTATCTAACAGTATGATTCACCTTGTCTGCCTGGACAATTAATGCTTATTTTAACGGATGGTGCAACGGCAGGACACCATTCAATTGTATTCACAATGGTTAATGAATGAACAAACAAGAGTTTTATACGGATTTAGACCGTGATTTGCGCGCTTTGCTTACCGGCGAAACCAGTTTTCTCGCAATAATGAGCAATTGTAGCGCGCTTTTATATGAACGTCTTGAGGGTATTAACTGGGCGGGATTTTACTTGCTTACTGAAGCTAACACTCTGGTGCTTGGCCCATTTCAGGGCAAAATCGCCTGCGTGAGAATTCCTGTAGGGAAAGGCGTATGCGGCACGGCCGTGGCGGAAAAAAGCGTACAACGCGTGGATGATGTTCATGCTTTTCCGGGGCATATCGCCTGTGATGCTGCCAGCAATGCTGAAATTGTGCTGCCGCTGATGGTCAATGGCGAAGTTATTGGCGTTCTTGATATCGACAGCACGGTTTTTAATCGCTTCGATCAGGATGATGAAATGGGCCTGAAAACCCTTTGCGACGGGCTTTGTCAGGCCCTTTCCGGTAGCGATGTGGAAAAATTTATTCACATGAAACGCACCTAAAGCGCTGGATCACGTAGCAATTGCCGATGGGCTCATTATAATGTCGCCTGTTCATGCCTGCGCTGGTTGGCAAACCCGTTGTAATCAGGAAATTTCATGGAAAATCAACCTAAGTTGAATAGCAGTAAAGAAGTCATCGCCTTTTTGGCAGAGCGTTTTCCAAACTGCTTTAGCGCCGAAGGCGAAGCACGTCCGCTCAAAATCGGTATCTTTCAGGATCTTGTTGACCGTGTGCAGGGCGAAATGAGCCTGAGTAAAACTCAGCTCCGCTCTGCGCTTCGTCTTTATACATCCAGTTGGCGTTATTTGTATGGCATCAAGGTTGGCGCGTCGCGTGTAGACCTGGATGGCAATGCCTGCGGTGAGCTTGAGCAACAGCATGTTGATCACGCGCGCAAGCAATTGGAAGAAGCTAAAGCTCGTGTACAGGCTCAACGCGAACAACAGCAGGCGAAAAAGCGTGAAGCCGGTGAAGAAACAACGCCGCGTCGCCCACGTAAGCCTGCCGTGCGCAAGCCCGCTGCAGCCGCTGAAGGCGAACAGCCGCGTAAACCGCGTCCAAAGGCGCCGCGTCCTACTCAGGATCGTGCAGCTGCTCCGGTGGAGCATCAACCTCTGGCGCAGCCCGTTACCGATACTGCTGCATTACAAGTGGGCCAGAATATTAAAGTCAAAGCAGGTAAAAGCGCGATGGACGCGACCATTCTTGAAATATCAAAGGATGGCGTTCGGGTGCAGCTCGCTTCCGGCATGGCTATGATTGTGCGCGCAGAACATTTGCAGTTCTGAAACGGAGGCCAACCAGGGCATGAACAAAACGTTTAAAATGACAATGATTGCGGGCCTGCTGATGGCAGGCAATGTATTTGCCGCAGAAAATATCACGCGTGCGAACCAGATACCCCAACTGAGTCAGGAGCCGCAACATGCCACGGTTAGCGAGCGTGTTACCTCCCGCTTCACCCGTTCGCACTATCGCCAGTTTAAGCTTGATCAAGACTTCTCAGCCAAAATTTTCGATCGCTATCTGAATATGCTGGATTACAGCCATAACGTACTGTTGGCTTCAGATGTGGCGCAATTCTCCGATAAGAAAACGACGCTGGGTGACGAGTTTAAAACGGGGCAGCTACCGGTTTTTTATGACTTGTACAACCTGGCGCAAAAACGCCGATTTGAGCGCTACCAGTATGCGCTCTCTGTACTCAGTAAACCGATGAATTTTACCGGCAACGATACGATTGATATCGAGCGCGCGAAAGCGCCGTGGCCAAAAAGCGTGGCAGAGTTGAATGGGCTCTGGGATGCTAAAGTTAAATATGATGAATTAAGCCTTAAACTCACCGGCAAAGATGAGAAAGAGATCCGCGAGATTCTAACAAAACGTTATCAATTTGCTATCCGCCGTCTGGCGCAGAGCAACAGTGAAGACGTTTTCCAACTTGCGATGAATGCGTTCGCGCATGAAATTGATCCGCACACTAACTATCTTTCTCCACGCAATACCGAACAGTTCAATACTGAAATGAGTCTCTCTCTGGAGGGAATCGGCGCGGTATTACAGATGGATGATGACTACACCGTTATCAATTCAATGGTGGCTGGCGGGCCGGCAGCGAAGAGTAAAGCAATTACCGTGGGCGATCGCATTGTAGGTGTAGGGCAGCCGAATAAACCGATGGTTGATGTCATTGGCTGGCGCCTTGATGATGTTGTTGCGCAGATAAAAGGGCCGAAGGGCAGCCGGGTAAGGTTGGAAGTTTTACCTGCGGGTAAAGGCACCAAAACACGTGTAGTCACGTTAACCCGTGAAAAAATCCGTCTGGAAGATCGCGCAGTCAAAATGTCGGTGAAAAACGTCGGCAAGCAGAAGGTTGGCGTACTGGATATTCCCGGTTTTTACGTTGGGTTGACTGACGATGTTAAGGTTCAGCTACAAAAACTGCAGAAGCAAAACGTTGACAGCATCGTTATTGATTTGCGGACTAATGGCGGCGGCGCTTTAACGGAAGCGGTATCGCTTTCTGGCCTGTTTATTCCGAGCGGCCCGGTGGTGCAGGTTCGTGACAATAACGGAAAAGTACGTGAAGACAGTGATAACGATGGCATTGTTTACTATAAAGGGCCGCTGGTTGTTTTAGTGGATCGCTTTAGCGCCTCTGCGTCTGAAATCTTTGCGGCGGCAATGCAAGACTATGGTCGTGCCCTGATTGTGGGTGAGCCAACCTTTGGTAAAGGGACCGTGCAGCAGTATCGTTCGCTGAACCGTATCTACGATCAAATGTTGCGTCCTGAATGGCCTGCACTGGGCTCGGTTCAATACACCATTCAGAAATTCTATCGTATCAACGGTGGCAGTACACAGCGCAAAGGTGTTACGCCTGAATTGTTGATGCCGACCGGAGTTGAAGCGGTGGAAACTGGCGAAAAATTTGAAGATAACGCGCTGCCGTGGGATAGCATTAATGCGGCGACCTATGTTAAGACCGGCGATCTGAAGCCGCTGGAAGCGCAATTGCTGAAAGATCACAACGATCGCATTGCGAAAGATCCGGAGTTCCAGTACATCATCAAAGACATTGCGCGGTTTAATGCCCTGAAAGCGAAACGTAATATGGTTTCACTCAATTTCGCTCAGCGTGATAAAGAGAACCATGAAGAGGATGCACTGCGTTTAGAACGCATCAACGCCCGCTACAAGCTGGAAGGTAAAAAACCACTGGCGAATCTTGATGATTTACCGAAGGATTATAAAGAACCCGATCCCTATCTGGATGAGACAGTGAAAATCGCAAACGATCTGGCTCAACTGGAAAAATCAGTGTCTTCGGGTAATACCGTGACGAAATAAGCCATTTCCTTCCTGAAAAGGCACTGTTATCGCAGTGCCTTTTTTATTACCCGATGTGGCGTAATTATTCACACGATTCTGTTACTTTCTAAGCGTAACCATTATCAGTGTGGAAAGTGCGACAAAATGTAAAGTTATGTCTTTTTAAACACTTAAACGTTAAGGTCGCTTGAATTGTTGCCGCCAGCCCATAGGATATATATCCGTATAGCTGTACTCAATTAACCGAGGAAGATTAAATTTTATGATGCGTATTGCGCTTTTCCTGCTAACCAACTTGGGTGTCATGTTGGTCTTTGGGCTGATCCTCAGTCTGACAGGGATCCAGTCAAGCAGCGTGCAAGGCCTGATGATTATGGCAGGCCTGTTTGGCTTTGGCGGTGCGTTTGTTTCACTGCTGATGTCAAAGTGGATGGCGTTGCGCTCCGTGGGCGGTGAAGTGATTGAACAGCCGCGTAATGAGACGGAACGCTGGCTACTGGAAACGATCAGTCGCCAGGCACAGCAGGCAAGTATTGCGATGCCACAGGTGGCGATTTATCACGCACCTGATATTAACGCGTTTGCAACGGGTGCACGCCGTGATGCTTCGCTGGTTGCGGTTTCAACGGGTTTGTTGCAGAACATGAGCCGTGATGAGGCTGAAGCTGTACTGGCCCATGAAATTAGCCATATCGCAAATGGTGATATGGTGACCATGACCTTAATCCAGGGCGTTGTGAACACCTTCGTGATTTTTATTTCACGCATTATTGCGCAAGTTGCCGCTGGTTTTCTGTCGGGTGATCGTGAGGAAGGTGAAAGCAGCAATGGTAATCCGATGGTCTACTTTGTTCTGTCCATGGTACTTGAATTAGTTTTTGGTATCCTGGCCAGCATCATTACCATGTGGTTCTCGCGCCATCGCGAGTTTTATGCCGACGCCGGTTCGGCGAAACTGGTGGGACGTGAAAAAATGATTGCGGCGTTGCAGCGATTAAAAACCAGCTATGAGCCGCAAGAGGCCAGCAGCATGATGGCATTTTGCATCAATGGTAAATCTAAATCGCTGAGCGAGTTGTTTATGTCGCATCCAACCCTGGATAAGCGTATTGAAGCTCTCCGCAGCGGACAGTATCTGAAGTAACCGTGGTGTATCCCACCCGCATATTTAGCCGAATGGTGTGAGAGATAACGACGTGAAAAGCGACGCGATAGCGTCGCTTTTTTTATGTGGTCAGGAGCGGACTACCGTGGGTTGCATAAGACGCATAGAGCTAACAACGGCTGCCAGAGTGGAAAAACATCCGGCCAGAATCAGTGACGCGTGTGTACCGTGGCTGCCGGATAGGTTAAACATTAGCGCGACGAGTGCGGCTCCACTGCTTTGTCCGAGTAAACGCGCCGTGCCGAGCATACCACTGGCACCACCGCTACGGTGTCGGGGGGCGGAAGATATTATCGTGTGGTTATTGGGGGATTGAAACAGACCAAAACCAGCGCCGCACAGTATCATACGCCAAATGATATCCACATCACTCGGCGATGTGGGCAACAGCGCTAGCGCGAATAATCCTATGGCAAACACCGCCAGGCCTATCCCGCCCAGTAAGCCAGCATGGTAGCGCTCGATCAATCGTCCCGCGATCGGCGCCATCACCATGGTTGCCAGAGGCCAGGGCGTTAATAAAAGCCCGGTTGCCACCTCGCTACGGCCTAATACACTTTGTAGAAAGAAAGGTAAGGAAACCATGGCTAGCATTTGTGCGCAGAAAGAACAAACCGATGTGCCGATAGACAATGAAAAAACGGGAAGGCGCAGCAGGTCTACAGGAAGCAACGGAAAGGGCAGTTTTAGCTGCCGACGGATAAATAATGTTCCAATGATGAGTAAGGCTACAATCTCCGCTGCAATAATTTCTCCGCGCTGGCCTTGGGCAAAACCACTCAGTGCCGACAACAGTAAACCAAAAGTAAGTGCATTCATTATCGCGCCAGGAATATCAAATCGCTGACCCTGCGATTTTTGAGAATTATCCGGCAGGAAGCGTAATGCCAGCCACAGTGCTATTACACCGACGGGAATATTGATAAAGAATAGCCATTGCCATGAAGCTATTGACAGCACGGCGGCAGCGACCGTTGGGCCTGCAGCCGTTGACACTGCGACAATCAATGAATTAATCCCCATTCCTCGCCCAAGTAGCCGCTGTGGATAAATAATGCGGATGAGTGCGGTATTTACGCTCATCAACGCCGCCCCGCCAAAACCCTGCAACACGCGCGCAAAGGTGAGCATTTCAAGTGAGTTTGAGAGCGCGCAAAAAAGAGACGTACAACTGAAAAGCACCAACCCTGCCTGATAAATTCGACGATAACCAATGATATCGCCCAAAAAAGAGAGCGAAAGCAATGAAATGATAATAGCCAACTGATAGGCATTAACGATCCAAATGGATTCAGCCGGGCTGGCATTGAGATCGCGTGCGATTGTCGGCAGCGCAACATTGGCGATAGCGCCATCCAGTACGGCAACAGTAATGCCTATTGCGATAGCGATGATCGCGCCATAACGTTGGGGAACAGGTAAACCATCCATCTGAGGAATTTGCGGCATAATTGGGGAAGTCAATAGAGTGAATATCATCATGCTAATGATTTTTTTATCATAATGCACCGTCTTTAGCCGGGAAAGCACGCTTTGAGTGTATCGATACAATTCAACTGATTTCATTGCAGACTTTATTGATGAAATCGTATACTAGAAATAGTGTTCCATTTTTTGTAAAACAATTTTAGAAAGGTTAATCCTCATGGCTAATGCAGATCTGGATAAACAGCCGGATTCCGTCTCTTCCGTGCTTAAAGTCTTTGGTATCTTACAGGCGCTGGGCGAAGAGCGTGAAAATGGTATTACTGAGCTTTCGCAGCGCGTAATGATGTCCAAAAGTACCGTTTATCGATTTCTGCAGACCATGAAGTCACTGGGTTATGTTTCACAGGAAGGCGAGTCAGAGAAGTATGCGCTGACGCTAAAGTTGTTTGAGTTGGGTGCTAAGGCGTTACAAAATGTGGATTTAATTCGTAGTGCGGATATTCATATGCGTGAGCTGTCACGCCTAACCCGGGAAACCATCCATCTTGGCGCGCTGGAAGAAGGTAGTATTGTTTATATCCACAAGATTGACTCCATGTATAATTTACGCATGTATTCGCGTATTGGCCGCCGCAATCCATTACACAGCACAGCGATTGGTAAAGTGCTGCTGGCATGGCGAGACAGCGCAGAAACGCATGAAATTTTACAGGACGTGGAATTTAAAAGAAGCACTTCTCGCACGGTTGGTAGTGAAGATGAGCTGATGCTGGTTTTAGCGTTGGTTAAAAAGCAGGGCTTTGGTGAAGATAACGAAGAGCAGGAAGAGGGATTACGTTGTATAGCCGTGCCGGTATTTGAT encodes the following:
- a CDS encoding MFS transporter; this encodes MMIFTLLTSPIMPQIPQMDGLPVPQRYGAIIAIAIGITVAVLDGAIANVALPTIARDLNASPAESIWIVNAYQLAIIISLLSLSFLGDIIGYRRIYQAGLVLFSCTSLFCALSNSLEMLTFARVLQGFGGAALMSVNTALIRIIYPQRLLGRGMGINSLIVAVSTAAGPTVAAAVLSIASWQWLFFINIPVGVIALWLALRFLPDNSQKSQGQRFDIPGAIMNALTFGLLLSALSGFAQGQRGEIIAAEIVALLIIGTLFIRRQLKLPFPLLPVDLLRLPVFSLSIGTSVCSFCAQMLAMVSLPFFLQSVLGRSEVATGLLLTPWPLATMVMAPIAGRLIERYHAGLLGGIGLAVFAIGLFALALLPTSPSDVDIIWRMILCGAGFGLFQSPNNHTIISSAPRHRSGGASGMLGTARLLGQSSGAALVALMFNLSGSHGTHASLILAGCFSTLAAVVSSMRLMQPTVVRS
- the kdgR gene encoding DNA-binding transcriptional regulator KdgR — protein: MANADLDKQPDSVSSVLKVFGILQALGEERENGITELSQRVMMSKSTVYRFLQTMKSLGYVSQEGESEKYALTLKLFELGAKALQNVDLIRSADIHMRELSRLTRETIHLGALEEGSIVYIHKIDSMYNLRMYSRIGRRNPLHSTAIGKVLLAWRDSAETHEILQDVEFKRSTSRTVGSEDELMLVLALVKKQGFGEDNEEQEEGLRCIAVPVFDRFGVVIAGLSISFPTIRFSEESKKDYVAMLHRAAKALSSQMGYHDYPF
- the htpX gene encoding protease HtpX; translation: MMRIALFLLTNLGVMLVFGLILSLTGIQSSSVQGLMIMAGLFGFGGAFVSLLMSKWMALRSVGGEVIEQPRNETERWLLETISRQAQQASIAMPQVAIYHAPDINAFATGARRDASLVAVSTGLLQNMSRDEAEAVLAHEISHIANGDMVTMTLIQGVVNTFVIFISRIIAQVAAGFLSGDREEGESSNGNPMVYFVLSMVLELVFGILASIITMWFSRHREFYADAGSAKLVGREKMIAALQRLKTSYEPQEASSMMAFCINGKSKSLSELFMSHPTLDKRIEALRSGQYLK